One genomic segment of Aminivibrio sp. includes these proteins:
- the fabF gene encoding beta-ketoacyl-ACP synthase II: MRRVVVTGLGVVSPIATGRENYWQALKEGKNGIGPLTTFDVSDCPVPFGAEIKDFDPLQWMENKEAKRSDRVIQFAVAAADLAVADAKLDTASLDPHKFGVYIGSAQGGLETTFNNFKIMMEKGPKRVSPFFIPMMISNMSTAYVAIKHHAQGPNLCVVTACATSVHSMGEAYHTIIRDDADIILAGGSEAALRSISIAGFAAMKAISTRMEAPEKASRPFDIDRDGFVMGEGAGVLVLEELEHAMKRGAHIYAELVGYGSTCDASHITAPDPEGDGAARAMRKAMAHAKWLPEDVDYINAHGTSTPLNDKMEAIAIRSVFGEHTDKVLVNSTKSMIGHCLGAAGALETVAAMQSIQEGIIHPTINLDTLDPECAINVVGPRSVHKSVSRVLVNSFGFGGHNGVVAFQKFED, from the coding sequence TTGAGAAGGGTTGTCGTGACCGGGCTTGGCGTTGTGAGCCCTATAGCAACGGGAAGAGAAAATTACTGGCAGGCTTTGAAAGAAGGCAAGAACGGCATAGGTCCGCTGACGACATTTGATGTGTCTGATTGCCCTGTTCCCTTCGGAGCTGAAATCAAGGATTTCGATCCGCTTCAATGGATGGAAAACAAGGAAGCCAAGCGTTCCGACAGGGTTATTCAATTTGCGGTGGCGGCGGCCGACCTTGCCGTTGCCGATGCGAAGCTTGATACGGCAAGCCTGGATCCCCATAAATTCGGAGTCTATATCGGCAGCGCTCAAGGCGGCCTCGAGACTACCTTCAACAACTTCAAGATCATGATGGAAAAAGGGCCGAAACGAGTCAGCCCGTTTTTCATACCCATGATGATCAGCAACATGTCCACAGCTTACGTGGCCATCAAGCACCATGCGCAGGGGCCGAACTTGTGCGTTGTCACAGCCTGCGCCACATCGGTCCACAGTATGGGCGAAGCATACCACACCATCATTCGGGACGATGCCGATATTATTCTGGCCGGAGGCTCTGAGGCGGCCCTGAGGAGCATCAGCATAGCCGGATTCGCAGCAATGAAGGCGATTTCCACCCGGATGGAGGCACCCGAAAAAGCATCCCGGCCTTTCGACATCGACCGTGACGGCTTTGTCATGGGGGAAGGAGCAGGTGTGCTCGTCCTTGAAGAACTGGAACATGCGATGAAAAGGGGCGCTCATATTTACGCCGAGCTTGTCGGTTACGGTTCAACATGTGACGCAAGCCACATAACGGCACCTGACCCTGAAGGCGACGGAGCGGCCAGAGCTATGAGGAAAGCAATGGCCCACGCAAAATGGCTCCCCGAAGACGTTGATTACATCAATGCCCACGGGACTTCCACCCCTCTCAATGACAAGATGGAGGCCATAGCTATCCGTTCGGTTTTCGGTGAACATACGGACAAGGTGCTTGTCAATTCGACCAAGTCCATGATAGGTCACTGCCTCGGGGCCGCTGGTGCGCTGGAAACCGTGGCGGCCATGCAGTCTATCCAGGAAGGGATTATCCACCCGACGATCAATCTTGACACTCTCGATCCCGAATGCGCCATCAATGTCGTGGGCCCCAGGTCAGTGCATAAGAGCGTCTCCAGGGTCCTCGTCAACAGTTTCGGATTCGGCGGGCATAACGGCGTGGTCGCCTTCCAGAAATTTGAGGATTAG
- the rnc gene encoding ribonuclease III, protein MNYAVWFSAELEKLQDRIGYHFSDVGKLENALVHSSYAYEKGKLEHNERMEYLGDAVLELGVSRFLYDSFPSFDEGRLTRSRAALVCGKSLAEWGRELGLSELLRTGKGLETEQVRHGSLCSDAVEALVGAVFLDGGYSRAMDLVVRYIAFHLSRHPIDGDETDPKSALQMLAHEKGMPSPVYEVLSVSGSAHSPIFSVRVLIGSKESGAGDGESRKAAEFAAARNAFFLLNREELEPE, encoded by the coding sequence ATGAACTACGCAGTCTGGTTTTCCGCAGAGCTGGAAAAACTCCAGGATCGCATTGGGTATCATTTCAGCGATGTCGGCAAATTGGAGAATGCCCTTGTGCATTCTTCCTACGCCTACGAAAAGGGCAAGCTGGAACATAACGAGAGAATGGAATATCTGGGAGATGCCGTGCTTGAGCTCGGCGTCTCCCGTTTTCTGTACGATTCCTTTCCTTCCTTCGACGAAGGCAGGCTGACCCGTTCCCGGGCCGCCCTCGTCTGCGGAAAATCCCTTGCCGAGTGGGGGAGGGAGCTCGGACTGAGCGAACTTCTCAGAACGGGGAAAGGCCTTGAAACAGAACAGGTGCGTCACGGTTCTCTCTGTTCCGACGCGGTAGAGGCTCTAGTGGGGGCAGTATTCCTTGACGGGGGATACTCTCGGGCCATGGATCTGGTCGTCCGATATATTGCGTTTCACCTTTCCCGCCATCCTATCGACGGTGATGAAACCGACCCGAAATCCGCCCTCCAGATGCTGGCCCATGAAAAAGGGATGCCGAGTCCTGTCTATGAGGTTCTTTCTGTCTCTGGAAGTGCCCATTCCCCCATATTTTCAGTCCGGGTCCTGATTGGAAGCAAAGAGTCAGGAGCGGGAGATGGTGAAAGCAGAAAAGCCGCTGAATTTGCGGCCGCACGGAACGCCTTTTTTTTGCTGAACCGGGAGGAATTGGAGCCGGAATGA
- a CDS encoding MFS transporter has translation MSSTEVSYRKILTVLSLSMFCAMLGIGIIAPVLPLYAKRLGASGLAIGTIIGSFSFSRTGGMIISGELADRMNRKVLLLSGLAFYALASVAYTFASTTGSLIAVRLVHGFGSAMVVPITMAIGAEVAPKGKEGVFFGSLQGALFLGSGTGPLLSGLLAENIGFNAPFYAMTALTVLSMALVFRFLPGTLSSGRGSGEFHGFKSVFNAILTDHEMLMVFFFQFCSAMCRGVLVMMIPLLASETRLSLPEIGFVVSLNSLSTGLLQRVSGRLADNIPNKNRLILVGGLISAVTLVGLPNLRTLLSLSIASIAFGVGHAFASPSLVTMAAARGKTYGSGRIMGLFNIAFSLGMTMGPVLVGMLLDHTGKGVPFYFLSAMLLLAAYPFFSLKGAR, from the coding sequence TTGTCTTCAACAGAGGTTTCCTACCGAAAAATTTTAACTGTTCTCAGCCTTTCCATGTTCTGTGCCATGCTGGGAATCGGCATCATTGCCCCGGTGCTGCCTCTCTATGCGAAGCGGCTGGGGGCGAGCGGTCTCGCCATAGGAACGATCATAGGGTCTTTTTCTTTTTCCAGGACCGGCGGAATGATCATCTCAGGAGAACTGGCGGACAGGATGAACAGGAAAGTGCTCCTTCTTTCAGGGCTTGCTTTTTACGCTCTTGCGTCCGTCGCATATACTTTCGCATCCACCACGGGAAGCCTCATTGCAGTCAGACTAGTCCACGGATTCGGTTCAGCCATGGTTGTCCCCATTACCATGGCCATCGGAGCAGAAGTGGCGCCGAAAGGGAAAGAGGGCGTTTTTTTCGGATCCCTCCAGGGGGCCCTTTTTCTCGGGAGTGGTACGGGGCCCCTCCTGAGCGGTCTCCTTGCTGAAAATATCGGCTTTAACGCGCCTTTCTATGCCATGACGGCCCTGACTGTGCTTTCCATGGCCCTGGTCTTCCGCTTCCTGCCGGGCACCCTTTCTTCAGGGCGGGGGAGCGGGGAGTTCCACGGGTTCAAGTCTGTTTTTAACGCCATTCTCACCGACCATGAAATGCTGATGGTTTTTTTCTTCCAATTCTGTTCCGCCATGTGCCGGGGTGTGCTCGTGATGATGATTCCCCTTCTTGCCTCGGAAACACGGCTTTCTCTTCCCGAAATCGGGTTTGTGGTCTCCCTGAATTCTCTCTCCACCGGCCTTCTGCAGAGGGTTTCAGGCAGACTTGCCGACAACATCCCGAACAAAAACCGCCTTATTCTTGTAGGGGGGCTGATTTCTGCGGTCACCCTCGTGGGCCTTCCGAACCTGAGAACTCTCCTGAGCCTCTCCATTGCGAGCATAGCCTTCGGTGTCGGGCATGCCTTCGCCTCTCCTTCCCTTGTCACCATGGCCGCTGCAAGGGGGAAGACGTACGGGTCCGGGCGCATAATGGGGCTTTTCAATATTGCCTTCAGTCTCGGGATGACCATGGGACCTGTCCTCGTAGGAATGCTTCTTGATCATACCGGGAAGGGTGTTCCGTTTTATTTTCTCAGCGCCATGCTCCTTCTTGCGGCCTATCCCTTCTTCTCCCTGAAGGGAGCGCGATAG
- a CDS encoding biotin--[acetyl-CoA-carboxylase] ligase, translating to MKSRRATVELSRLLRDSGGTVVSGGVVSRALSISRQAVWKAVRDLEEEGFVVTSVPQKGYILRELPGYDLAPSLIGSMISSDCPWGGEIHVFGTVPSTQEAAKRIGRQSEIDGLVVIAEEQTKGRGRRERIWISPRGAGLYFSVFFRPRMLPGRLQLVNLAAGLAVREAILTVCGTTVSLKWPNDLLFEGRKICGILSEASSDPERIRDCCTGIGINISLSKEDLAGAGLENAASLGSGTEPVHRGILCAAVIEKFYHLIEGLSADGGKTLLSRYREECSTIGKNVTVLTEEERFAGRAAGIGENGELLVENREGTRSFCAADVVHATPD from the coding sequence ATGAAATCTCGACGTGCAACAGTTGAACTCAGCCGCCTTCTCCGCGATTCCGGGGGAACCGTCGTATCGGGAGGCGTTGTCTCCCGGGCGCTGTCTATTTCAAGACAGGCTGTATGGAAGGCTGTTCGCGATCTCGAGGAGGAAGGTTTTGTCGTGACTTCCGTCCCCCAGAAAGGCTACATCCTCAGGGAACTCCCCGGTTACGATCTCGCCCCCTCCTTGATTGGAAGCATGATTTCGTCTGATTGTCCCTGGGGCGGGGAAATCCATGTCTTCGGAACCGTCCCGTCAACCCAGGAGGCTGCGAAAAGAATCGGGAGGCAGAGCGAAATAGACGGTCTTGTCGTCATTGCCGAAGAACAGACGAAGGGCAGGGGCAGGAGAGAACGAATCTGGATTTCTCCCAGGGGAGCCGGACTGTATTTTTCCGTCTTTTTCAGGCCCCGCATGCTTCCCGGACGCCTGCAGCTGGTCAACCTCGCCGCCGGGCTCGCGGTCAGGGAAGCGATACTCACCGTCTGCGGAACGACGGTTTCCCTCAAATGGCCGAACGACCTGCTGTTCGAGGGAAGGAAAATCTGCGGGATCCTTTCAGAAGCTTCGAGTGACCCGGAAAGAATACGGGACTGCTGTACAGGAATAGGCATCAACATTTCCCTGAGCAAGGAGGACCTTGCCGGTGCCGGGCTAGAAAACGCTGCATCCCTGGGCTCGGGAACCGAACCGGTCCATAGGGGCATCCTCTGTGCGGCGGTCATTGAGAAATTTTATCATTTAATAGAGGGGCTTTCCGCCGATGGTGGTAAGACCCTCCTTTCCCGATACAGGGAAGAATGCTCGACTATCGGGAAAAACGTTACCGTATTAACTGAAGAAGAGCGGTTTGCGGGAAGGGCTGCGGGCATCGGAGAGAATGGAGAGCTTCTAGTGGAAAACAGGGAGGGAACCAGGTCTTTTTGTGCCGCTGACGTTGTCCATGCCACTCCGGACTGA
- the prfB gene encoding peptide chain release factor 2 (programmed frameshift), with protein sequence MAITSNATVLEELRVMRKDLQDSLDLDSIRQKKEKLEASASSPDFWNREDCHTVTREIAQLQQKLDTWERVDGIFQDLAILSEMLSETDDDELQREFDVTSANLKKIIEKEQLLLLLSEEYDINNAILTVHAGSGGLDSQDWAEMLLRLFLRWAEREDFKTKILEILQDEEAGIKSATVLVEGDFAYGYLKSEKGVHRLVRISPFDAAKRRHTSFASVDVAPELPDDVEIEIRPEDLKMDTYRASGAGGQYVNRTDSAVRITHIPSGIIVACQNERSQHMNRQVAMQVLRSRLFEKAWHERQQELLAIQGEKKEISWGSQIRSYVLHPYTLVKDHRTGHETGNVQAVLDGDIDEFIMNFLRWKKQN encoded by the exons ATGGCGATAACGTCAAACGCCACTGTTCTGGAGGAACTGCGGGTCATGAGAAAAGACCTGCAGGACAGTCTT GACCTGGATTCGATAAGGCAAAAAAAAGAAAAACTGGAAGCTTCCGCTTCTTCTCCTGATTTCTGGAACAGGGAAGATTGTCATACCGTCACGAGGGAAATTGCACAGCTTCAGCAGAAACTTGATACCTGGGAGAGGGTGGACGGCATTTTTCAGGATCTGGCCATTCTCTCCGAAATGCTCTCTGAAACGGATGACGATGAACTACAGCGCGAATTCGATGTCACTTCGGCAAACCTCAAGAAAATCATCGAAAAGGAGCAGCTCCTTCTGCTTCTTTCTGAAGAATATGACATCAACAACGCAATACTTACAGTGCATGCAGGGTCGGGGGGGCTGGACTCCCAGGACTGGGCGGAGATGCTTCTCCGACTTTTCCTTCGCTGGGCTGAACGGGAAGACTTCAAAACAAAAATTCTTGAAATCCTGCAGGATGAGGAAGCCGGAATAAAGAGCGCCACAGTTCTTGTGGAAGGCGATTTTGCCTACGGTTACCTCAAGTCGGAAAAGGGAGTTCACCGCCTTGTCAGAATCTCTCCCTTCGATGCGGCCAAACGCCGCCATACCAGCTTCGCCTCGGTGGATGTCGCACCCGAGCTGCCCGACGATGTTGAGATCGAGATCCGGCCTGAGGACCTGAAGATGGACACATACAGGGCCAGCGGAGCCGGAGGGCAGTATGTCAACAGGACGGATTCCGCAGTCCGGATAACCCATATTCCGAGCGGGATCATTGTTGCATGCCAGAACGAAAGATCCCAGCACATGAACAGACAGGTTGCCATGCAGGTGCTGCGCAGCAGGCTTTTTGAAAAGGCCTGGCACGAAAGGCAGCAGGAGCTTCTGGCAATCCAGGGAGAAAAGAAGGAAATAAGCTGGGGAAGCCAGATACGAAGCTACGTTCTTCATCCCTATACGCTGGTGAAAGATCACCGGACAGGACACGAAACGGGAAACGTTCAGGCTGTTCTCGACGGCGATATCGACGAGTTTATCATGAATTTTCTGCGCTGGAAGAAACAGAACTGA
- a CDS encoding SpoIVB peptidase S55 domain-containing protein has translation MPFGPTLGATSLRPGMKGYALTVVSGREIVPFPVEIVSVIPKKGSPKNLIMIRASGPIIAKTGGIAAGMSGSPVYVNGKLIGAIGYGWNFSEHNLGLVTPLEDMASVWDWPEKKVTLPGLPSQGAGPDEEDNKEEESENAHNGTSGKDTSGKDEREEDEVPLPKGEVSPLFIDGISSRKATEITALLGKERYVPGGGFAEDIPVEMNAGLLPGEAISVLLAWGDVTIGSTGTLTAVAPDGRFIGFAHPFLGKGAVNFPVARAYIHSVVPSLEAPFKVGSPLRIVGTVTHDRPQAIGGRIGYFTPSVSATLNFQDTDRNAGAKKRFHFVPDPFMGAKLSTGIFTGLIDDLWGRKGQGTAVLSLTVHGRGMGQGWTRKNMFFSDKDLAADALKEAADLLDIIFLNPFAEVYPFGVTVSAEFTEEPRLMFIEGIEVKGDSFSAGDTVEVEVNLRPYRKKQVKKIFKIVIPKDAGGFCEILVRGGGIEPLHQSAVVQGWKTIANFRQMFTEMSALETNNELIIEFNYEKIAKRGKERKDTEDPVSKEEQELLSEMKKRRLEDGTLQIFKSEFVVEGLLRKIVNVKPGDGKNSEQPDKEDG, from the coding sequence ATGCCTTTCGGGCCAACGCTGGGCGCGACTTCCCTCAGGCCCGGAATGAAGGGGTACGCTCTCACAGTCGTTTCCGGAAGGGAGATAGTCCCCTTCCCCGTTGAAATTGTAAGCGTCATTCCCAAAAAAGGGTCGCCGAAAAACCTCATCATGATCCGGGCATCAGGACCGATAATAGCGAAAACCGGAGGAATTGCCGCAGGGATGAGCGGAAGCCCCGTCTATGTGAACGGAAAGCTCATCGGCGCCATCGGGTACGGATGGAACTTCAGCGAGCACAATCTCGGCCTTGTGACGCCTCTCGAAGACATGGCTTCCGTGTGGGACTGGCCGGAAAAGAAAGTTACACTTCCCGGCCTTCCCTCGCAGGGAGCCGGACCCGACGAAGAGGACAACAAGGAAGAAGAGTCTGAAAACGCACATAACGGAACATCGGGGAAAGACACATCGGGGAAAGACGAAAGGGAAGAGGATGAAGTGCCCCTGCCGAAAGGAGAGGTTTCACCTCTTTTCATCGACGGCATCAGCTCCAGAAAGGCCACGGAAATCACCGCCCTCCTGGGGAAAGAACGGTATGTACCGGGAGGAGGCTTTGCCGAAGACATCCCCGTCGAAATGAATGCCGGGCTTCTGCCGGGAGAGGCTATCAGCGTCCTTCTGGCCTGGGGCGATGTAACCATCGGATCCACGGGGACGCTCACGGCGGTCGCTCCGGACGGGCGGTTTATAGGATTCGCCCACCCCTTCCTCGGAAAGGGAGCCGTGAATTTTCCCGTTGCGAGGGCATATATCCACAGTGTCGTGCCCAGTCTCGAGGCTCCCTTTAAAGTCGGAAGCCCCCTCAGAATTGTCGGAACGGTCACTCATGACAGACCCCAGGCAATCGGAGGACGAATCGGATATTTCACTCCATCGGTTTCGGCCACCCTCAATTTTCAGGACACCGACAGAAATGCGGGCGCAAAGAAACGGTTCCACTTCGTGCCGGATCCTTTCATGGGAGCGAAGCTTTCCACCGGGATATTCACAGGCCTCATCGACGACCTCTGGGGCAGAAAAGGGCAGGGCACAGCCGTTTTATCGCTGACAGTGCACGGAAGGGGCATGGGACAGGGCTGGACCCGGAAGAACATGTTCTTCTCCGACAAGGATCTGGCAGCCGATGCACTGAAGGAAGCGGCTGACCTGCTGGACATCATCTTCCTCAACCCCTTTGCGGAAGTCTACCCCTTCGGAGTGACGGTTTCGGCGGAATTTACCGAGGAACCAAGGCTTATGTTCATCGAGGGCATAGAGGTCAAGGGAGATTCGTTTTCTGCCGGAGACACCGTCGAGGTTGAAGTCAACCTGCGTCCTTACCGCAAAAAACAGGTAAAGAAAATCTTCAAAATCGTCATTCCGAAGGATGCCGGAGGATTCTGCGAAATTCTCGTCAGGGGTGGAGGCATTGAGCCTCTCCACCAGTCTGCAGTCGTCCAGGGATGGAAGACCATTGCGAATTTCCGCCAGATGTTTACCGAAATGTCGGCCCTGGAAACAAACAACGAACTGATTATTGAGTTCAATTACGAAAAGATCGCGAAACGGGGAAAAGAACGCAAGGATACCGAGGATCCGGTTTCCAAGGAAGAACAGGAACTTTTGAGCGAGATGAAAAAACGCCGCCTAGAGGACGGTACTCTCCAGATTTTTAAATCGGAATTTGTGGTTGAGGGGTTGCTCAGAAAGATCGTGAACGTGAAACCGGGCGATGGGAAAAACAGCGAACAGCCGGATAAAGAAGATGGCTAA
- the tmk gene encoding dTMP kinase, with the protein MAKGIFLTLEGIDGCGKTTQARILAGNLASRLGNEAVLWTKEPGGWAGGEMIRALLLQQGMQHPLSELFLFLADRCEHIKEVIAPALDAGKIVVCERFTDSTLAYQSWGRKISLEKIEDLFRWCAFPVPDLTFWIDLPPGKACHRVSRRGGLDRMEEKGKIFLENVRNGFLFLSEREPERIIRLDGDKDIEAIAQEIARRVEVVFPREGQEKRR; encoded by the coding sequence ATGGCTAAAGGGATTTTTCTCACCCTGGAAGGCATCGACGGATGCGGCAAAACGACCCAAGCCCGTATTCTTGCCGGGAACCTGGCATCGCGCCTCGGGAATGAAGCCGTTCTCTGGACAAAAGAACCGGGCGGATGGGCGGGAGGAGAGATGATACGGGCTCTTCTCCTGCAACAGGGAATGCAGCATCCTCTAAGCGAACTCTTTCTTTTTCTCGCCGACCGGTGCGAGCATATCAAAGAGGTAATCGCTCCAGCCCTTGATGCCGGCAAAATTGTCGTCTGCGAAAGATTTACCGATTCCACCCTTGCCTACCAGTCATGGGGCAGGAAAATATCCCTCGAAAAAATCGAGGATCTGTTTCGGTGGTGTGCTTTCCCTGTCCCGGACCTGACCTTCTGGATTGATTTGCCGCCGGGGAAAGCCTGTCATAGAGTGTCACGGCGCGGCGGACTGGATCGTATGGAGGAGAAGGGAAAAATCTTTCTTGAGAATGTCCGGAACGGATTTCTATTTCTTTCCGAACGGGAGCCGGAACGAATAATCCGGCTGGACGGGGATAAGGACATAGAGGCCATCGCACAAGAGATCGCGCGAAGGGTGGAGGTGGTTTTTCCCCGTGAAGGTCAAGAAAAACGCCGATGA
- a CDS encoding DUF327 family protein has translation MKVKKNADERIPGGDSGFQAKKKGPPSPVRGAEQRPFSQSLEDAETKELIEKLELLGRKMTRFPAESTLLQYRNLVKELLRRALGGLRIRRDMKWRRNDRNLYVTVEKVESILGELEDVFRKEGERTRMLQLMEEVKGCLISLLL, from the coding sequence GTGAAGGTCAAGAAAAACGCCGATGAAAGAATTCCCGGGGGAGATTCAGGGTTCCAGGCGAAAAAGAAAGGCCCTCCCTCCCCGGTACGGGGAGCGGAACAGCGGCCGTTTTCCCAGTCCCTCGAAGACGCGGAGACAAAGGAGCTTATTGAAAAACTGGAACTTTTGGGCAGAAAAATGACCCGGTTTCCTGCGGAAAGCACTCTTCTCCAGTACAGAAACCTCGTGAAAGAGCTTCTCCGTAGGGCACTCGGCGGTTTGCGCATCCGCAGGGACATGAAATGGAGGCGGAATGACCGTAATCTTTACGTAACGGTAGAAAAAGTCGAGTCCATTCTGGGTGAGCTTGAAGACGTTTTCAGGAAGGAAGGCGAAAGGACCCGCATGCTTCAGTTGATGGAAGAGGTTAAGGGATGTCTCATCTCCCTGCTTCTTTAA
- the ricT gene encoding regulatory iron-sulfur-containing complex subunit RicT produces MSIYLAIFGKPRYLGLLDLQEPAPARGARLVTETMRGIELALLGGPLSPEQEERYRNSCSDDSTDSQVKGGEPALQEITFVRDATKEDINEASLEREDENSVLLKARGLLRNHNLSMKLVDVEFLLDRKKLFFYFTSEQRVDFRAFVRDLAKEFKTRIELRQIGVRDEAKAVKGLAPCGQRCCCSYWLHRFTPICIKMVKEQNLALNPTKISGICGRLMCCMSYEHHLYRDLWKGLPNPGSKLRTPGGNFLIDGVDLSAQSVRIRTPEGKEILVKTEEFQRFRETVMEGGSWEDAAAPGEPRSTRDDTFRPARERTAEPREETAGEKASPRRDRRKTQEKIPREQEKEKDAATMEGTAKKKRRKKRKPSQGEKASPSPVSSPEKAAASAEKPKQQEQEIRQGEGQKKKKQNTRRRRPQKGNMETPSQQGRNPKATSSPEV; encoded by the coding sequence TTGAGCATTTATTTGGCGATTTTTGGTAAACCAAGATATCTTGGACTTCTCGACCTCCAGGAACCGGCACCTGCACGGGGCGCCCGGCTTGTAACGGAAACAATGCGGGGGATAGAACTCGCGCTTCTGGGCGGGCCTCTTTCGCCCGAGCAGGAGGAACGCTACAGAAATTCATGCAGCGACGATTCCACCGACAGCCAGGTAAAGGGCGGCGAACCTGCGCTGCAGGAAATAACCTTCGTCAGGGACGCAACCAAAGAGGACATAAACGAGGCATCCCTAGAAAGGGAAGACGAGAACTCTGTCCTCCTGAAGGCCCGGGGACTGCTCAGAAATCACAACCTTTCCATGAAACTCGTGGATGTCGAGTTTCTTCTCGACAGGAAAAAGCTGTTTTTCTATTTTACCTCGGAACAGAGAGTCGACTTCCGGGCATTCGTCAGGGACCTTGCAAAGGAATTCAAAACCAGAATTGAGCTCAGGCAGATCGGAGTACGAGACGAAGCCAAGGCTGTAAAGGGACTGGCTCCCTGCGGTCAGCGGTGCTGCTGCAGCTACTGGCTCCACCGGTTCACTCCCATCTGCATCAAAATGGTAAAGGAACAGAACCTTGCCCTGAATCCCACGAAAATTTCGGGCATCTGCGGTAGGCTGATGTGCTGCATGTCCTATGAACACCATCTCTACAGAGATCTCTGGAAGGGGCTGCCGAACCCCGGTTCGAAACTCAGAACTCCGGGCGGCAACTTTCTCATCGACGGAGTGGATCTTTCGGCTCAATCCGTCCGGATAAGAACACCTGAGGGGAAGGAAATTCTCGTTAAAACCGAAGAATTCCAGCGGTTCAGGGAAACGGTCATGGAAGGCGGTTCCTGGGAAGACGCAGCTGCGCCCGGGGAACCCAGGAGCACTCGGGATGACACATTCCGCCCGGCAAGGGAAAGAACCGCCGAACCCAGGGAGGAAACGGCGGGAGAAAAGGCTTCTCCCCGCCGGGATCGGCGGAAAACCCAGGAAAAAATTCCCCGGGAGCAGGAAAAAGAGAAGGACGCCGCTACGATGGAGGGAACTGCGAAGAAAAAACGACGGAAAAAAAGGAAACCCTCCCAGGGAGAAAAGGCTTCTCCCTCACCGGTTTCATCTCCGGAAAAGGCAGCTGCTTCCGCTGAAAAACCGAAGCAGCAGGAACAGGAGATCCGGCAGGGCGAGGGGCAGAAAAAAAAGAAACAGAACACAAGACGGAGGCGCCCCCAGAAAGGAAACATGGAAACACCGTCACAGCAGGGCCGGAATCCAAAGGCTACTTCATCACCGGAGGTGTAG
- the ftsY gene encoding signal recognition particle-docking protein FtsY, producing the protein MVFFERLKQGLKGVRERWSGGLSSLFSGSVVDDAFWDNLEEVLISGDVGIDLTLRLIESLKKEAGEKRINKPEDLFRLFEEKISSQLLAVPAMGQPVTVDPPSPTVILLVGVNGSGKTTTAGKLASRWTKEGKKVVFAAADTFRAAAVEQLKVWGDRSGVRVIAQKQGSDAAAVAFDAFQAARASGADVLVVDTAGRLHSKHNLMEELGKIYRVLEKERGESRLEVLLVLDSVMGQNGLAQAETFNKMLPLSGVVLTKYDNTAKGGILLAIADSLKIPVRYVGLGEGEEDLQAFDVREFVKALLGDGSHG; encoded by the coding sequence GTGGTCTTTTTCGAAAGGTTGAAGCAGGGACTGAAAGGTGTCCGGGAGCGGTGGAGCGGAGGACTCTCCAGCCTCTTTTCCGGAAGCGTTGTGGATGATGCCTTCTGGGACAATCTTGAAGAAGTGCTCATCAGCGGTGACGTGGGAATTGACCTGACGCTCCGGCTAATAGAATCTTTGAAGAAGGAAGCGGGCGAGAAGAGGATCAACAAGCCGGAAGATCTTTTCAGGCTTTTCGAAGAAAAGATTTCTTCCCAGCTTCTTGCCGTTCCCGCCATGGGGCAACCTGTGACCGTAGATCCTCCCTCGCCGACCGTTATCCTCCTTGTGGGTGTCAACGGAAGCGGTAAGACCACAACGGCGGGAAAACTCGCCTCCCGTTGGACGAAGGAAGGCAAAAAAGTCGTATTCGCAGCGGCGGACACTTTCCGAGCCGCTGCTGTCGAACAGCTGAAAGTGTGGGGTGACCGCTCAGGCGTCCGCGTCATTGCCCAGAAACAGGGGAGTGACGCAGCGGCCGTCGCCTTTGATGCCTTCCAGGCCGCAAGGGCATCAGGTGCTGATGTACTTGTAGTGGACACGGCCGGAAGACTTCATTCCAAACACAACCTCATGGAAGAACTAGGGAAGATTTACCGTGTCCTGGAAAAAGAAAGAGGAGAATCCCGGCTGGAAGTGCTGCTGGTCCTCGATTCCGTCATGGGGCAGAACGGCCTTGCACAGGCGGAGACGTTCAACAAAATGCTTCCCCTGTCCGGCGTGGTGCTCACGAAGTACGACAACACCGCCAAAGGGGGTATTCTCCTTGCTATCGCGGATAGCCTGAAAATCCCCGTGCGCTATGTCGGGCTTGGAGAGGGGGAGGAAGATCTCCAGGCCTTCGATGTAAGGGAATTCGTCAAAGCCCTCCTTGGAGATGGCAGCCATGGGTAG